In one window of Aquimarina spinulae DNA:
- the ggt gene encoding gamma-glutamyltransferase, with product MKSFNTLCFLFLVPVSMVFSQDRITGKSFATRSEIITTHAMAATSHPLATQTALDILKQGGNAIDAAIAANAMLGLMEPTGNGIGGDLFAIVWDAKTQKLYGLNASGRSPEKLTLEYFKKNNHIKIPSHGALPVSVPGCVDGWYELHGKFGKLSMKNILQPTINYAREGFPVTELVSYYMQLSAKFLSKYPGFKTTYMPKGSAPKKGEIFKNPFLANTLEKIANEGRDAFYKGDIAKTIAKYMKENGGFLSYDDLKNHTSEWVEPVSTNYRGYDVWELPPNGQGIAALQMLNILEKYDLKSMGFGTTEYLHILTEAKKLAYEDRAKFYADPDFNTIPVDQLVSKNYADQRRKLIDKNQAAKTYDAGNLNDGDTIYLTVADEEGNMVSLIQSNYRGMGSGMTPTKLGFILQDRGELFSLKEGHFNTYEPKKRPFHTIIPAFVTKDGKPFMSFGLMGGGMQPQGHVQIIVNMIDFGMNLQEAGDAPRINHMGSSQPTGEEMTNGGTLHIESGISYETIRGLLSKGHNISYALGPYGGYQAIMIKDGVYYGASESRKDGQAAGY from the coding sequence ATGAAATCATTTAACACGCTTTGTTTTCTTTTTTTAGTACCTGTAAGTATGGTCTTCTCTCAGGATCGAATTACTGGTAAAAGTTTTGCTACACGATCTGAAATAATTACTACCCACGCAATGGCTGCCACTAGTCACCCTTTGGCTACGCAAACTGCTCTAGATATTTTAAAGCAAGGAGGTAATGCAATTGATGCTGCAATCGCTGCTAATGCAATGCTTGGGTTAATGGAACCCACAGGAAACGGGATAGGCGGTGACTTGTTTGCTATTGTATGGGATGCTAAAACCCAAAAATTATATGGATTAAATGCTAGTGGACGATCTCCCGAAAAATTAACTTTAGAATATTTTAAGAAAAACAACCATATAAAAATACCTTCTCATGGTGCTCTTCCTGTTTCTGTTCCTGGCTGTGTAGATGGATGGTATGAGCTACATGGTAAGTTTGGTAAATTAAGTATGAAAAATATTTTGCAACCTACTATTAATTATGCTCGTGAAGGTTTTCCTGTGACCGAACTGGTTTCATATTATATGCAATTAAGTGCTAAATTTTTATCAAAATACCCTGGTTTTAAAACTACGTATATGCCAAAGGGTTCTGCTCCGAAAAAAGGAGAAATTTTTAAAAACCCTTTTTTAGCGAATACACTTGAAAAAATTGCAAATGAAGGTAGAGATGCTTTCTATAAAGGAGATATTGCTAAAACTATTGCAAAGTATATGAAAGAAAACGGTGGATTTCTGAGCTATGATGATCTAAAAAATCATACCTCAGAATGGGTAGAGCCTGTATCTACAAACTATCGAGGATACGATGTATGGGAATTACCTCCAAACGGCCAAGGAATAGCTGCCTTACAAATGCTAAATATTCTTGAAAAATATGATCTCAAATCTATGGGGTTTGGTACAACAGAATATCTGCACATTTTAACTGAAGCTAAAAAGCTAGCCTATGAGGATCGGGCAAAATTTTATGCAGATCCAGATTTTAATACTATTCCTGTAGACCAGCTTGTCTCTAAGAATTATGCTGATCAAAGAAGAAAACTTATTGATAAAAACCAAGCTGCAAAAACATATGACGCCGGGAATCTTAATGATGGAGATACCATATATCTTACCGTTGCAGATGAAGAAGGAAATATGGTGTCCTTGATACAAAGTAATTATAGAGGTATGGGATCTGGAATGACACCAACCAAACTCGGTTTTATTTTACAAGACAGAGGTGAGTTGTTTTCATTGAAAGAAGGTCATTTTAATACATATGAACCTAAAAAAAGACCTTTTCATACCATTATTCCCGCATTTGTTACCAAAGATGGAAAACCTTTTATGAGTTTTGGGCTTATGGGTGGAGGTATGCAACCTCAAGGACATGTACAGATTATCGTAAACATGATTGATTTTGGAATGAACCTACAGGAAGCTGGTGATGCCCCCAGAATAAATCATATGGGATCATCGCAACCCACAGGAGAAGAAATGACCAACGGAGGAACACTACATATTGAATCCGGAATTTCATATGAAACAATTAGAGGTCTGCTTTCAAAAGGTCATAACATATCCTATGCTTTAGGCCCATATGGAGGCTACCAAGCTATTATGATAAAAGATGGTGTTTATTACGGAGCTTCTGAATCCCGTAAAGATGGCCAGGCAGCAGGATATTAA
- the rlmD gene encoding 23S rRNA (uracil(1939)-C(5))-methyltransferase RlmD has protein sequence MARKNRRQIFENIEVIDAGAKGKSIAKAPDGKVIFINNAVPGDVADIQTTKKRKAFYEGSATTFHKLSDKRTEPTCEHFGTCGGCKWQFMGYEHQLAYKQQEVVNNLTRLGKIELPEVNSILGSEDQFFYRNKMEFSFSDSRWLTLDEIRSDSEIQNRNALGFHIPGMWDKILDINKCHLQEDPSNDIRNKVKAFATENNLSFYNARNQHGFLRTLMIRIASTGEIMVLLQFFHEDIEKRTLLLDYMVSEFPEITSLQYTINPKGNDTIYDQEVICYKGKDYIEEEMEGLRFRINAKSFYQTNSKQAYELYKVTRDFANLTGEELVYDLYTGTGTIAQFVAKKAKKVIGVEAVPEAIEDAKENAKRNSIDNVEFYVGDMKKVFTKDFISQHGQPEVVITDPPRDGMHKDVVGQLLNISPQKIVYVSCNSATQARDLSLLNEMYKVSKVQPVDMFPQTYHVENVVLLEKR, from the coding sequence ATGGCAAGGAAAAACAGAAGACAAATCTTTGAGAATATCGAAGTTATTGATGCGGGAGCAAAGGGAAAAAGTATTGCTAAAGCCCCTGATGGAAAGGTAATTTTTATTAACAATGCAGTTCCTGGAGATGTAGCAGATATCCAAACTACCAAAAAACGTAAAGCCTTTTATGAAGGTTCTGCTACTACTTTTCATAAGCTATCAGACAAACGTACCGAACCCACTTGTGAACATTTTGGAACTTGTGGAGGCTGTAAATGGCAATTTATGGGTTATGAACACCAACTGGCTTATAAACAACAAGAAGTTGTAAATAACCTAACCCGATTGGGTAAAATTGAACTACCCGAAGTAAATTCGATACTTGGCTCCGAGGATCAATTCTTTTATAGAAATAAAATGGAATTTTCGTTTAGTGATAGCAGATGGCTAACTCTTGATGAAATTAGAAGTGATTCTGAAATTCAAAATAGAAATGCATTGGGGTTTCATATTCCAGGAATGTGGGATAAAATTTTAGATATCAATAAATGTCATCTACAGGAAGATCCAAGTAATGATATCAGAAATAAGGTAAAAGCTTTTGCCACAGAAAACAACCTCTCCTTTTACAATGCAAGAAATCAACATGGTTTTTTGCGTACATTAATGATTAGAATTGCATCTACCGGAGAAATTATGGTTTTGCTTCAATTTTTTCATGAAGATATAGAAAAAAGAACACTACTATTAGATTATATGGTTTCAGAATTCCCAGAAATCACTTCGCTTCAGTATACAATAAATCCAAAAGGTAATGATACTATCTATGATCAAGAGGTTATTTGTTACAAAGGAAAAGATTACATCGAAGAAGAAATGGAAGGGTTACGGTTTAGAATTAATGCCAAGTCTTTTTATCAAACAAATTCTAAACAAGCTTACGAATTATATAAAGTAACCCGGGATTTTGCCAATCTTACCGGAGAAGAATTAGTATATGATCTATATACAGGAACCGGTACTATAGCACAGTTTGTTGCAAAAAAAGCAAAAAAAGTAATTGGTGTAGAAGCTGTTCCTGAAGCTATAGAAGATGCAAAAGAAAATGCAAAGCGTAATAGTATCGACAATGTAGAGTTTTACGTTGGGGATATGAAAAAAGTATTCACCAAAGATTTTATTTCTCAACATGGGCAACCCGAAGTGGTAATTACAGATCCACCAAGAGATGGAATGCATAAAGATGTTGTAGGACAATTATTAAACATTTCTCCTCAAAAAATAGTGTATGTAAGCTGTAATAGTGCAACACAAGCACGTGATCTTTCATTATTAAATGAAATGTATAAGGTAAGTAAAGTTCAACCAGTCGATATGTTCCCGCAAACATATCATGTTGAAAATGTAGTATTACTCGAAAAGAGATAA
- a CDS encoding DUF6048 family protein, producing the protein MKQLHTYLFFISILITSFFYGQEEPKVSAKDTLPPAEKYGFRAGVDLGRLIRTAVDDNYSGFEIVGDYRFYKKFYLAAEIGNESLIRDEENINTKGSGSYARVGIDYNIYDNWYGMQNSIYVGLRYGFSTFEQTLNDYSIFTSTNYFGPNQITESIKSDGLNASWIELVLGIKVELINNLYLGANVSLRTLVSEKKPDRFDNLYIPGFGRTNDYSSIGVGYGYSISYLIPFFKKKK; encoded by the coding sequence ATGAAACAACTGCACACGTATTTATTTTTCATTAGCATACTGATTACCAGTTTTTTCTATGGGCAAGAAGAACCAAAAGTTAGTGCAAAAGACACTCTTCCTCCTGCAGAAAAATATGGTTTTAGAGCAGGAGTTGACCTCGGTCGATTAATCAGAACAGCAGTAGATGATAACTATTCTGGATTTGAAATTGTTGGAGATTACAGGTTTTATAAAAAATTCTATCTCGCTGCAGAAATAGGTAATGAATCCTTGATAAGAGATGAAGAGAATATTAACACAAAAGGATCTGGAAGCTATGCAAGAGTCGGTATAGATTATAACATATACGATAATTGGTACGGAATGCAGAATAGCATCTACGTAGGGCTACGGTATGGGTTTTCTACTTTTGAACAAACGTTAAACGATTATTCTATTTTTACAAGCACAAATTATTTTGGACCAAACCAAATAACCGAAAGTATCAAATCTGATGGCTTAAATGCCAGCTGGATAGAATTAGTTCTTGGTATCAAAGTAGAACTTATAAATAATCTATATCTGGGAGCCAATGTATCTCTTAGAACTCTAGTAAGTGAAAAAAAACCTGATAGATTCGATAATCTATATATTCCTGGATTTGGTCGTACTAATGATTATAGTAGTATCGGTGTAGGATACGGATATTCTATAAGTTATCTGATTCCCTTTTTTAAGAAAAAAAAGTAG
- a CDS encoding DUF6452 family protein — protein sequence MRVYKYLFFILIGGLVLYSNLSCERDDICAEGTPTTPFLVIKFIDFDAGTQVKSPSELQVKAVGIETPFTLGTVTDSILIPLRNDVSITEYEFTINSDTTNNSDTDPLPNKDTVSFQYTTEEEYVSSACGFKINYKGLTVSPAEAGDDGSWIKNITIQRENVTDETTAHVFIFH from the coding sequence ATGAGAGTATACAAATATTTATTTTTTATATTAATAGGAGGCTTGGTTTTATATTCAAATTTAAGCTGTGAACGAGATGACATATGTGCAGAAGGTACTCCTACTACACCTTTTTTAGTTATAAAGTTTATTGACTTTGATGCGGGTACCCAGGTAAAATCTCCATCAGAATTACAGGTAAAAGCAGTTGGTATAGAAACTCCTTTTACTTTGGGTACAGTTACAGATTCTATCCTAATTCCTCTAAGAAATGATGTATCGATTACTGAATATGAATTTACTATAAATTCTGACACGACTAATAATAGTGATACCGATCCCCTTCCTAATAAAGATACTGTAAGTTTTCAATACACAACAGAAGAAGAATATGTAAGTAGTGCTTGTGGGTTTAAGATTAATTACAAAGGTCTTACTGTATCTCCTGCAGAAGCGGGAGATGATGGGAGCTGGATCAAAAATATAACAATACAAAGAGAGAACGTAACCGATGAAACAACTGCACACGTATTTATTTTTCATTAG
- a CDS encoding RNA polymerase sigma factor, with protein MTNTNKTIDSLLVLQCQSGSKKAVTLLVKRWHAKLCKQAYWYTRDIEISKDIAQDSWSTIFLKINSLKDSNSFGSWALTIVTRNAINWLRKHKKEVEHLQVYKDCNTNHRIEDDTQNNQNTMVLLKNSIKKLPYNQQLVLNLFYIEEYSIKQISDIINVSTGTVKSRLFTAREKLKLILKSRNNGE; from the coding sequence ATGACAAACACCAATAAAACAATTGATTCTTTGTTGGTTTTACAATGCCAGTCGGGAAGCAAGAAAGCAGTAACTCTTCTTGTGAAAAGATGGCATGCAAAACTATGTAAACAGGCATATTGGTACACTCGAGATATAGAAATTTCAAAAGATATTGCTCAGGATAGCTGGAGTACTATTTTTTTAAAAATCAATAGCCTAAAAGATTCTAATAGTTTTGGGAGTTGGGCATTGACTATTGTAACCAGAAATGCTATTAATTGGTTACGAAAACATAAAAAGGAAGTAGAACATTTACAAGTGTATAAGGATTGTAATACAAATCATCGTATTGAAGATGATACTCAAAATAATCAAAATACGATGGTATTATTAAAAAACTCAATTAAAAAACTACCTTATAATCAACAGTTAGTACTAAACCTTTTTTATATAGAAGAGTATAGCATTAAACAAATAAGTGATATTATAAACGTTTCGACCGGTACCGTTAAGTCACGTTTGTTTACAGCTAGAGAAAAACTGAAATTAATTTTAAAAAGTAGAAATAATGGAGAATAA
- the rocD gene encoding ornithine--oxo-acid transaminase encodes MAILEKKSSQHLIELEDKYGAHNYHPLPVVLNKGEGVYVWDVEGKKYYDFLSAYSAVNQGHCHPKIVGAMVNQAQTLTLTSRAFYNDKLGEYEKFATEYFGFDKLLPMNTGAEAVETALKLCRKWAYEKKGIPENEAQIIVCENNFHGRTTTIISFSNDEVARKNFGPYTAGFIKIEYDNLSALEQALESNANVAGFLVEPIQGEAGVYVPSEGFLAKAKALCEKHNVLFLADEVQTGIARTGKLLAVDHENVKPDILILGKALSGGAYPVSGVLANDTIMSVIRPGNHGSTFGGNPVAAAVAVAALEVVRDEKLAENAEELGQLFRSELDKYIEGSKIANLVRGKGLLNAIVINDSEDSDTAWNICVALKENGLLAKPTHGNIIRFAPPLVMNKEQLLDCVSIIIKTLKEFEK; translated from the coding sequence ATGGCAATCTTAGAGAAAAAGTCATCACAGCATTTAATTGAATTAGAAGACAAGTACGGAGCTCATAATTATCACCCATTGCCGGTTGTTTTAAACAAAGGCGAAGGTGTATACGTTTGGGATGTAGAAGGTAAAAAGTATTATGATTTTTTAAGTGCATATTCTGCAGTGAATCAAGGGCATTGTCATCCTAAAATAGTAGGAGCGATGGTTAATCAGGCACAAACATTAACACTAACCTCACGAGCCTTTTATAATGATAAATTAGGTGAATACGAGAAGTTTGCGACTGAGTATTTTGGTTTTGATAAGTTATTACCAATGAATACTGGAGCAGAAGCAGTAGAAACAGCATTGAAGCTATGTAGGAAATGGGCATATGAGAAGAAAGGGATTCCAGAAAATGAGGCACAGATTATTGTATGTGAAAATAACTTTCATGGAAGAACAACAACAATCATATCATTTTCGAATGATGAAGTAGCTAGAAAAAACTTTGGACCCTATACTGCAGGATTTATAAAAATTGAATATGATAATCTATCTGCTTTAGAACAGGCTTTAGAAAGTAATGCTAATGTTGCAGGATTTTTGGTAGAGCCTATACAAGGAGAAGCGGGAGTTTATGTTCCTTCTGAAGGATTTTTGGCCAAAGCCAAAGCGCTTTGTGAAAAACATAATGTACTATTTCTTGCAGATGAAGTTCAAACAGGAATCGCACGTACAGGAAAATTACTAGCCGTTGATCATGAAAATGTTAAACCAGATATCTTAATTCTTGGAAAAGCATTAAGTGGAGGAGCATATCCTGTATCGGGAGTTTTGGCTAATGATACAATCATGAGTGTTATAAGACCAGGAAATCACGGTAGTACTTTTGGAGGTAACCCTGTTGCAGCAGCAGTAGCTGTAGCAGCTTTAGAAGTGGTAAGAGATGAAAAATTAGCTGAAAATGCAGAAGAATTAGGTCAATTATTTAGATCAGAACTTGATAAGTACATTGAAGGATCTAAAATAGCGAATTTAGTTCGTGGTAAAGGATTGTTAAATGCGATTGTAATCAATGATTCTGAGGATAGTGATACTGCCTGGAATATCTGTGTGGCGCTTAAAGAAAATGGTCTTTTGGCTAAACCAACCCATGGTAATATTATTCGTTTTGCACCGCCATTAGTAATGAATAAAGAGCAACTACTGGATTGTGTGAGTATTATTATCAAAACGTTAAAGGAATTTGAAAAATAG
- a CDS encoding VPS10 domain-containing protein — MKTKFTQFFFILFLLAFTVSIYGQRAKAKQEISTALSDSVFSGLKLRNIGPAFMSGRIADVAIHPKNESIWYVAVGSGGVWKTVNSGTTWKPIFDDQISYSIGCVTIDPVNHNTIWIGTGENVGGRHMGYGDGIYRSDDGGASWTNMGLKASEHISKIIIHPENSNVIWAAVQGPLWKKGGDRGLYKSIDGGKTWKKTLGDDTWVGVTDLVIDPRNPDQLYAATWQRHRTVAAYMGGGPGSGLYRSTDGGETWERLKNGLPKSWMGKIGLAISPQHPDILYAAIELDRRTGGVYRSADRGTTWEKQSNAVAGATGPHYYQELYASPHHFERLYLVDNTMQISVDGGKTFTRMNEEHKHGDNHAIAFKKEDPDYLLVGTDGGLYETFDLTKNWRFIENLPVTQYYKVAVDDSEPFYNIYGGTQDNSTQGGPSRTDNLHGIQNSDWKIVLNWDGHQPATEPGNPNIMYAERQEGNLTRVDLSTGEVIDIQPQPTAEENFERFNWDAPILVSAHDPARIYFASHRVWRSDNRGDKWKAISGDLTKNQERIELSIMGKKQSWDAPWDFLAMSNYNTITSIAESPKQEDVLYAGTDDGIIQATEDGGNSWRKIDVGTLPGVPATAFVNDIKADLFDANTVYVALDNHKYGDFNPYLVKSADNGRTWKSIKGNLPKRTLVWRIVQDHVQPNLLFAATEYGIYFTINGGNRWVKLKGGVPTISFRDLVIQRKENDLVGASFGRGFFVFDDFSLLRSISEDKLKKEATLFPTRDAWWYIPRPSLSFDDKKGSQGASHYVAPNPDFGAVLTYYLKDGLKTSKENRQEIEKKNKGKNIAFPGWDNVETERTESKPRILLAITNSSGKTIRRIEGPVTSGFHRVAWDLRYPATNAIFLEKQENLYGSPRGFMAAPGKYTATLSKVVNGKVTQLSDPVSFMVKRMYNGTLKGAALEKVTTFWRSYENTIGRVSTLSMKVNKAGKRIKAMRTALLRTNSAPGDLDNRLNILEQRIANLNKEFFGNTSKQQVGEKTRPTIEYRMFSIYKGVERSTYGPTSTHLETMKIIDDQLKSITSKFTALKNEINSFSKALQEAGAPFVEE, encoded by the coding sequence ATGAAAACAAAATTCACACAATTCTTTTTCATACTATTTTTGCTTGCATTTACTGTTTCAATCTATGGGCAACGTGCTAAAGCGAAACAAGAAATATCTACTGCATTATCAGATTCAGTATTCTCTGGATTAAAATTAAGAAACATAGGCCCGGCTTTTATGTCTGGTAGGATTGCAGATGTTGCGATTCACCCCAAAAACGAAAGTATTTGGTATGTCGCTGTTGGTTCGGGAGGAGTATGGAAAACTGTAAACTCAGGAACTACCTGGAAACCAATATTTGATGATCAAATATCATATTCTATTGGTTGTGTGACTATAGATCCTGTAAATCATAATACGATCTGGATAGGTACTGGCGAGAATGTAGGAGGACGACATATGGGATATGGTGATGGTATTTATCGCAGTGATGATGGGGGAGCTTCATGGACTAATATGGGGTTAAAAGCATCAGAACATATTTCTAAAATTATTATACATCCAGAAAACTCTAATGTAATTTGGGCCGCCGTTCAAGGTCCTCTATGGAAAAAAGGAGGAGATCGAGGGTTATATAAATCTATTGATGGCGGAAAAACATGGAAAAAAACACTAGGAGATGATACCTGGGTTGGTGTTACCGATTTGGTTATAGACCCCAGAAATCCAGATCAACTTTATGCAGCTACATGGCAGAGACATCGTACAGTTGCTGCTTATATGGGAGGAGGCCCGGGATCAGGGTTGTATCGTAGTACAGATGGAGGTGAAACATGGGAAAGACTCAAAAATGGACTTCCTAAGTCCTGGATGGGTAAGATAGGATTAGCTATTTCACCACAACACCCCGATATTTTATATGCAGCTATTGAACTAGATCGAAGAACCGGAGGAGTATATCGTTCTGCAGATCGTGGTACTACCTGGGAAAAACAATCTAATGCTGTTGCAGGGGCTACAGGACCACATTATTATCAAGAGTTATATGCATCGCCTCATCATTTTGAAAGACTATATCTGGTAGATAATACAATGCAAATCTCTGTAGATGGAGGAAAAACGTTTACAAGAATGAATGAAGAGCATAAGCATGGCGATAATCATGCTATAGCTTTTAAGAAAGAAGACCCTGATTACCTTTTGGTAGGAACAGATGGAGGGCTGTATGAAACTTTTGATCTTACTAAAAATTGGAGGTTTATAGAAAACCTTCCGGTAACACAATATTATAAAGTGGCTGTAGATGATTCTGAGCCTTTTTACAATATTTATGGAGGAACCCAAGATAATAGTACACAAGGGGGACCATCACGAACAGATAATTTACATGGCATTCAAAATTCTGACTGGAAGATTGTATTAAATTGGGATGGTCATCAACCTGCTACAGAACCTGGTAACCCTAATATTATGTATGCAGAGCGACAAGAAGGAAATCTAACTCGTGTAGATCTAAGTACAGGAGAAGTGATTGATATCCAACCCCAGCCCACAGCAGAAGAGAATTTTGAGCGTTTTAATTGGGATGCACCGATTTTGGTGAGTGCTCATGACCCTGCTCGTATCTATTTTGCTTCTCATCGTGTATGGAGATCTGATAATAGAGGAGATAAATGGAAAGCTATATCAGGAGATTTAACCAAAAATCAGGAAAGAATAGAATTGTCTATTATGGGTAAAAAACAATCATGGGATGCGCCCTGGGATTTCTTGGCGATGTCTAATTATAATACAATCACTTCGATAGCAGAATCTCCAAAACAAGAAGATGTACTTTATGCAGGGACCGATGATGGGATTATTCAAGCGACAGAAGATGGAGGGAATAGTTGGCGAAAAATTGATGTAGGTACACTGCCTGGAGTTCCCGCAACAGCTTTTGTTAATGATATTAAGGCAGATCTTTTTGATGCAAACACGGTATATGTAGCTCTTGATAATCATAAATATGGAGATTTTAATCCTTATTTGGTAAAGAGTGCTGATAATGGAAGGACATGGAAATCTATAAAAGGAAATCTTCCGAAAAGGACGTTGGTGTGGAGAATTGTTCAGGATCATGTACAACCTAATCTTTTGTTTGCAGCTACAGAATATGGGATTTATTTTACTATAAATGGAGGTAATCGTTGGGTAAAGCTGAAAGGAGGCGTACCTACAATTTCGTTTCGTGATTTGGTAATTCAGCGTAAAGAGAATGATCTAGTAGGTGCTTCTTTTGGGAGAGGTTTTTTTGTATTTGACGATTTTTCTCTTTTAAGAAGTATTTCTGAAGATAAATTGAAAAAAGAAGCCACACTATTCCCAACTAGAGATGCATGGTGGTACATCCCAAGACCTAGTTTAAGTTTTGATGATAAAAAAGGAAGCCAGGGAGCTTCGCACTATGTGGCTCCTAATCCAGACTTTGGAGCCGTATTAACATACTACTTAAAGGATGGGTTAAAAACTAGTAAAGAAAACCGACAAGAGATAGAGAAAAAGAATAAAGGAAAAAATATAGCTTTTCCTGGCTGGGATAATGTAGAAACAGAGCGAACAGAAAGTAAACCTCGTATACTATTGGCAATAACAAATAGCTCGGGAAAAACCATTCGTAGGATCGAAGGACCTGTTACATCTGGTTTTCATAGAGTAGCATGGGATTTACGATATCCAGCTACAAACGCAATTTTTTTAGAAAAACAAGAAAATTTATATGGATCTCCCCGTGGGTTTATGGCTGCTCCGGGAAAGTATACAGCTACATTATCCAAAGTTGTAAATGGAAAAGTAACTCAGCTTTCAGATCCTGTTTCTTTTATGGTTAAGCGCATGTACAATGGTACATTAAAGGGGGCAGCACTTGAAAAAGTGACAACATTCTGGAGAAGTTATGAAAATACAATTGGTAGAGTTTCTACTCTAAGTATGAAAGTAAATAAGGCAGGAAAACGTATTAAAGCTATGAGAACTGCCTTATTAAGAACAAATAGTGCTCCTGGTGATCTGGATAATCGCTTAAATATTTTAGAACAACGAATAGCAAATCTAAATAAGGAATTCTTCGGAAATACTTCTAAACAACAAGTAGGTGAGAAGACAAGACCTACCATCGAATATAGGATGTTTTCTATTTATAAAGGTGTAGAGCGATCTACTTATGGGCCAACCAGTACACATTTGGAGACGATGAAGATAATCGATGACCAATTAAAAAGTATTACTTCTAAGTTCACTGCTTTAAAGAATGAGATAAATTCATTTTCAAAAGCATTACAGGAGGCGGGTGCACCATTTGTAGAGGAATAA
- a CDS encoding DUF6768 family protein, which translates to MENKMKDIDQLIKETLSQEEAKFYDDLDEQNLFEMLGGLFNTKHRWIIVLMNIATVVAFGFLIYCIIQFLNTDNTNELIKWFAGGAICFMVIGMTKLFAWMQMDKNALLREIKRLELQVSSIAGKISQ; encoded by the coding sequence ATGGAGAATAAAATGAAAGATATAGATCAATTAATTAAAGAAACATTGAGCCAGGAAGAAGCAAAATTTTATGATGATTTAGATGAGCAAAATCTTTTCGAAATGTTAGGAGGGCTTTTTAATACCAAACACAGATGGATTATTGTATTGATGAATATTGCAACTGTAGTAGCTTTTGGTTTTTTGATCTATTGCATTATTCAATTTTTAAATACAGATAATACTAACGAACTGATAAAGTGGTTTGCAGGAGGAGCGATCTGTTTTATGGTTATAGGAATGACCAAACTATTTGCCTGGATGCAAATGGATAAAAATGCACTATTAAGAGAAATTAAGAGGCTGGAACTACAGGTATCTTCTATAGCTGGAAAAATATCACAATAA
- a CDS encoding CCC motif membrane protein, whose translation MENKQQLPNATLVLIFGIVSIVTCFCYGFLGLVFGIIALVLAKKAKELYLANPELYTGYENLKAGRICAIIGTILSSLYLLFFIGYIIFMGAALVPWSEIFNQ comes from the coding sequence ATGGAAAACAAACAACAATTGCCAAATGCTACATTGGTATTAATATTCGGGATTGTATCAATAGTAACCTGTTTTTGCTACGGATTTCTGGGGTTAGTATTTGGTATCATTGCCTTAGTATTAGCTAAAAAAGCTAAAGAATTATATTTGGCAAATCCAGAATTATATACAGGATATGAAAACCTAAAAGCTGGTAGAATTTGTGCAATAATTGGTACTATATTAAGTTCTTTATATTTATTATTCTTTATTGGCTATATTATTTTTATGGGTGCTGCTTTAGTGCCATGGTCAGAAATATTTAATCAATAA